One window from the genome of Periophthalmus magnuspinnatus isolate fPerMag1 chromosome 18, fPerMag1.2.pri, whole genome shotgun sequence encodes:
- the LOC117386389 gene encoding uncharacterized protein LOC117386389, translating into MDSGLYWCESAAGKRSPERPLSVTDRDLILDAPALPVLAGSDITLRCRVRSTSGLSPVLMKDGAEVQDGPEWNFTVSKEDEGEYSCRDKRGAESERRNLTVTDPPTTNPITSSPITSSPSTSSPSSSTLSSSENVGPGGVSPVLLAALLGLALLGLVLGLVLFFLRRRRLQTESNAESADVTYADITVRKTAAAPPPGRHEEETVYSGVRTQPKGPEEVTYGEVIIKPNDKKRKKRRKQEPDGPYSDPDVVYSSVRTRVSGRGRPGP; encoded by the exons ATGGACTCTGGTCTGTACTGGTGTGAATCTGCAGCTGGAAAAAGGAGCCCAGAGCGCCCCCTCTCTGTCACAG ACCGAGACCTGATCCTGGACGCtcctgcacttcctgtattagcaggaagtgacatcacactccgcTGTCGGGTCAGGTCCACTTCTGGTCTGAGTCCAGTTCTGATGAAAGACGGTGCTGAGGTCCAGGATGGGCCCGAGTGGAACTTCACCGTGTCCAAGGAAGATGAAGGAGAATACAGCtgcagagacaagagaggggcGGAGTCAGAGAGGAGGAACCTCACAGTCacag ACCCGCCCACAACCAATCCTATCACCTCGTCTCCTATCACCTCGTCTCCTAGCACCTCGTCTCCTAGCTCCTCTACTCTGTCTTCTTCAGAGAACGTTGGCCCTGGTGGTGTCAGCCCGGTTCTGCTCGCTGCTCTGCTCGGTCTGGCTCTGCTCGGTCTGGTCCTGggtcttgttctgtttttcctcAGACGACGACGGCTTCAAACAG AATCTAACGCGGAGTCTGCGGATGTGACGTACGCCGACATCACCGTGAGGAAGACGGCAGCAG CGCCCCCTCCTGGTCGCCATGAGGAGGAAACTGTTTATTCTGGAGTCAGGACTCAACCCAAAG GGCCAGAGGAGGTGACCTACGGAGAAGTGATCATCAAACCCAATgacaagaagaggaagaagaggaggaagcaaGAACCCGACG gTCCATATTCTGACCCTGATGTCGTTTACTCCAGCGTCAGGACCAGAGTTTCTGGAAGAGGCCGACCAGGCCCAtga
- the LOC117386624 gene encoding uncharacterized protein LOC117386624: protein MNIIYINYNNFNSDNKDINKNDINNEINNNNINDIDNDINISTSKYFIFKHIFFKSVHAFIYLLNRPVISLSVSDGASQARPQGVRVLLGSKFRVKCSVEPQYPGGSFQLLSPTAPLGQNHTLPAVNHSAHFLFSDTGSAHKGNYTCVYHLHVFNHNFSSQSPSLQLSLGAPVSDLIIRVLVILLLKLLYILPMFYYYCKVRARGGR from the exons atgaacatcatttACATCAACTACAACAACTTCAACAGTGACAACAAAGACATCAACAAAAATGACATCAACAAcgaaatcaacaacaataacatcaaCGACATCGACAATGACATCAAcatttctacctctaagtattttatttttaagcatatcttttttaagtCTGTGCATGCctttatat acttacTGAATCGTCCGgtcatctctctgtctgtgtctgacgGGGCTTCCCAGGCCCGGCCACAGGGGGTCCGGGTGCTgctggggtcaaagttcagggTCAAATGCTCTGTGGAGCCACAGTACCCGGGAGGCTCCTTccagctcctctctcccactgcGCCCCTCGGTCAGAACCACACCCTGCCCGCTGTCAATCACTCCGCACACTTCCTGTTCTCTGACactggctccgcccacaaaggAAACTACACCTGTGTTTACCACCTGCATGTGTTCAACCACAACTTCTCCTCTCAGAGCCCCAGCCTCCAGCTCTCTCTGGGAG CTCCAGTCTCAGACCTGATCATCAGAGTCCTGGTCATTCTACTGTTGAAGCTCCTCTACATCCTTCCAatgttctactactactgcaag GTCCGGGCCAGAGGGGGGCGCTAG
- the LOC117386602 gene encoding arfaptin-1-like isoform X1 has product MDGAEQNGDSTCPPPAGRHTGTPPPPAVTPPPPAVTPPPPPVRHTGTPPPPAVTPPPPPVRHTGTPPPPAVTPPPPAVRHTDTPPPAVTPPPPPVRHTGTPPPPAVTPPPPAVRHTDTPPPAVTPPPPPVRHTGTPPPPAVTPPPPADLNKDQSPPEGGAPASTPEGGAPPSTPEGGAPPSTPEGGAPPSTPEGGAPASTPEGGAPPSTPEGGAPASTPEGGAPPSTPEGGAPPSTPEGGAPPSTPEGGAPPSTPEGGAPPSTPEGGAPASTPEGGAPPSTPEGGAPASTPEGGAPPSTPEGGAPQLTEQTEMSEDLPGAPPSSDSGGPIVLQSSNKNPASEKLERVRKWSITTYKCTRQALSEKLGRGSRTVDLELEPRLELLRDDRRRYDHVTKLTQTLANQITQLSVTQKALGDVFSELSVKTPTLHVEFGLNAEAQRFLCKSGETLAAAVNSFTSDMNTLINKTIEDTMSNAKQYEAVRMEYDAYRVDLEELNLGPRGPGTLPKLEQAQRSFSLHRDKYQRSRDDLNVKLKLLQENKVKVLHNQLWLLHNTVASHCLNCHRFLQNNMLQAQTLSGAPSWLEES; this is encoded by the exons ATGGACGGAGCAGAGCAGAACGGAGACTCCACCTGTCCTCCACCCGCAGGAAGACACACGGgcactcctcctccacccgcagtaactcctcctccacccgcagtaactcctcctccacctccagtaAGACACACGGgcactcctcctccacccgcagtaactcctcctccacctccagtaAGACACACGGgcactcctcctccacccgcagtaactcctcctccacccgcagtaagacacacagacactcctccacctgcagtaactcctcctccacctccagtaAGACACACGGgcactcctcctccacccgcagtaactcctcctccacccgcagtaagacacacagacactcctccacctgcagtaactcctcctccacctccagtaAGACACACGGgcactcctcctccacccgcagtaactcctcctccacccgca GACTTGAATAAAGACCAGTCACCACCTGAAGGGGGCGCTCCAGCCTCTACACCTGAAGGGGGCGCTCCACCCTCTACACCTGAAGGGGGCGCTCCACCCTCTACACCTGAAGGGGGCGCTCCACCCTCTACACCTGAAGGGGGCGCTCCAGCCTCTACACCTGAAGGGGGCGCTCCACCCTCTACACCTGAAGGGGGCGCTCCAGCCTCTACACCTGAAGGGGGCGCTCCACCCTCTACACCTGAAGGGGGCGCTCCACCCTCTACACCTGAAGGGGGCGCTCCACCCTCTACACCTGAAGGGGGCGCTCCACCCTCTACACCTGAAGGGGGCGCTCCACCCTCTACACCTGAAGGGGGCGCTCCAGCCTCTACACCTGAAGGGGGCGCTCCACCCTCTACACCTGAAGGGGGCGCTCCAGCCTCTACACCTGAAGGGGGCGCTCCACCCTCTACACCTGAAGGGGGCGCTCCTCAGCTCACAGAACAGACCGAGATGAGCGAAG atttGCCGGGGGCCCCTCCGAGCAGCGACTCCGGGGGCCCCATCGTGCTCCAGAGCAGCAACAAGAATCCAGCGAGTGAGAAACTGGAGCGAGTCCGGAAATGGAGCATCACCACCTACAAA tGCACACGTCAGGCTCTGTCGGAGAAGTTGGGCCGTGGATCTCGGACCGTGGACCTGGAGCTGGAGCCTCGTCTGGAGCTGCTCAGAGACGACCGGCGGCGCTACGACCACGTGACCAAACTCACGCAGACGCTGGCCAATCAGATCACTCAGCTCTCCGTTACCCAGAAGGCACTGGGGGATGTGTTTTCTGAGCTCAGCGTCAAAACACCGACACTTCAC GTGGAGTTCGGGTTGAACGCGGAGGCGCAGAGGTTTCTGTGTAAAAGCGGAGAGACGCTGGCCGCCGCCGTGAACTCCTTCACCTCCGACATGAACACGCTCATCAACAAAACCATCGAGGACACGATGAGCAACGCCAAACAGTACGAGGCCGTCAG GATGGAGTACGACGCGTACAGAGTGGACCTGGAGGAGCTGAACCTGGGGCCCCGGGGCCCCGGGACACTCCCCAAACTGGAGCAGGCCCAGAGGAGCTTCAGTCTGCACCGGGACAAgtaccagaggagcagagacgacCTGAACGTCAAACTGAAGCTGCTCCAGGAGAACAAG GTGAAGGTTCTTCATAACCAGCTGTGGCTCTTACATAACACCGTGGCGTCTCACTGTTTGAACTGTCACCGCTTCCTCCAGAACAACATGCTCCAGGCTCAGACCCTGAGCGGCGCCCCCAGCTGGTTGGAGGAGTCATGA
- the LOC117386602 gene encoding arfaptin-1-like isoform X2, protein MSEDLPGAPPSSDSGGPIVLQSSNKNPASEKLERVRKWSITTYKCTRQALSEKLGRGSRTVDLELEPRLELLRDDRRRYDHVTKLTQTLANQITQLSVTQKALGDVFSELSVKTPTLHVEFGLNAEAQRFLCKSGETLAAAVNSFTSDMNTLINKTIEDTMSNAKQYEAVRMEYDAYRVDLEELNLGPRGPGTLPKLEQAQRSFSLHRDKYQRSRDDLNVKLKLLQENKVKVLHNQLWLLHNTVASHCLNCHRFLQNNMLQAQTLSGAPSWLEES, encoded by the exons ATGAGCGAAG atttGCCGGGGGCCCCTCCGAGCAGCGACTCCGGGGGCCCCATCGTGCTCCAGAGCAGCAACAAGAATCCAGCGAGTGAGAAACTGGAGCGAGTCCGGAAATGGAGCATCACCACCTACAAA tGCACACGTCAGGCTCTGTCGGAGAAGTTGGGCCGTGGATCTCGGACCGTGGACCTGGAGCTGGAGCCTCGTCTGGAGCTGCTCAGAGACGACCGGCGGCGCTACGACCACGTGACCAAACTCACGCAGACGCTGGCCAATCAGATCACTCAGCTCTCCGTTACCCAGAAGGCACTGGGGGATGTGTTTTCTGAGCTCAGCGTCAAAACACCGACACTTCAC GTGGAGTTCGGGTTGAACGCGGAGGCGCAGAGGTTTCTGTGTAAAAGCGGAGAGACGCTGGCCGCCGCCGTGAACTCCTTCACCTCCGACATGAACACGCTCATCAACAAAACCATCGAGGACACGATGAGCAACGCCAAACAGTACGAGGCCGTCAG GATGGAGTACGACGCGTACAGAGTGGACCTGGAGGAGCTGAACCTGGGGCCCCGGGGCCCCGGGACACTCCCCAAACTGGAGCAGGCCCAGAGGAGCTTCAGTCTGCACCGGGACAAgtaccagaggagcagagacgacCTGAACGTCAAACTGAAGCTGCTCCAGGAGAACAAG GTGAAGGTTCTTCATAACCAGCTGTGGCTCTTACATAACACCGTGGCGTCTCACTGTTTGAACTGTCACCGCTTCCTCCAGAACAACATGCTCCAGGCTCAGACCCTGAGCGGCGCCCCCAGCTGGTTGGAGGAGTCATGA